Genomic segment of Acidobacteriota bacterium:
AGCAGGCGCGCAACATCGCGCTGCTGCCGTTCCAAGCCAGGTTCTAAGAGCGCTGCTAGCCACTAGCTTCTAGCCCCTAGCTAGGGGCCAGGAGCTAGAAGCTTTCAACGTTGAGATTCCGCGGCTTGGGCCGCGAGACTTTGGAGTTCACGACCATGGAAGTGATCCTGAAAGAAGATGTTCCCAAGCTCGGCTCTCGCGGCGACGTGGTGAAAGTCGCCGAGGGCTACGGCCGCAACTATCTGCTGCCACGCAAGCTCGCCATCGAGGCGAGCGCCGGCAACAAAGCCGTGATCGAGCAGATGAAGCAGTCGGCAGCGCGCCGCTCCGAACGCGAGAAAGCGGACGCGCAGGCGATGGCCGGCAAGTTCGCCGACGTGGTGCTGCACTTCCGCCGCAAATCCGGCGAAAAAGACCACCTCTTCGGCTCCGTCACCTCGCCCGAGATCGCCGAGGCACTGGCGAAGCAGGGGCTCGAGGTCGACCGCCGCAAGATCCAGCTCACCGAAGCGATCAAGACGCTGGGCGAGCACACCGTCATGGCCAAGCTGCACCGCGACGTCCCTGTGACGTTCAAAGT
This window contains:
- the rplI gene encoding 50S ribosomal protein L9; protein product: MEVILKEDVPKLGSRGDVVKVAEGYGRNYLLPRKLAIEASAGNKAVIEQMKQSAARRSEREKADAQAMAGKFADVVLHFRRKSGEKDHLFGSVTSPEIAEALAKQGLEVDRRKIQLTEAIKTLGEHTVMAKLHRDVPVTFKV